A window of the Dyadobacter pollutisoli genome harbors these coding sequences:
- a CDS encoding DUF4249 domain-containing protein encodes MKNVGLYSRIGAAILMVFVTLLFFLDSCIEPFSPPEVNSDENYLVVDGFFNASGSDTSRFELRRTQNVNQTAQPTIETGASIAVEEEGGATYPFTESGTGMYVLPPRPYNMAGKYRIRIKTESGQEYLSEFVTVSRTPAIDSVTYKMDELQNAMVFYVNTHDAANRTQFYRWKFDETWEYHATYYSALEVKGSEVVIRKENINKCWGNKKSGSILLGSTVRLSDDIIKNLPLNRVPVSTNKLFIKYSMLVKQYGLSREAFEYWTDLAKTTQATGSLFDPQPSQVTGNIKNTANVKDLVFGYFSASTEETKRITIEPKLGLFPRCTEPDTLPIRCGRAEEPCAFNTTKMLLTYWGFRADSVLVASSNCTDCREGGGTTQKPSYW; translated from the coding sequence ATGAAGAATGTCGGATTGTACAGTAGGATAGGTGCAGCAATTTTGATGGTGTTTGTTACGCTGCTATTCTTTCTGGACAGTTGTATAGAACCTTTTTCTCCGCCGGAAGTCAATTCTGATGAGAATTATCTGGTCGTTGACGGATTTTTCAATGCAAGCGGTTCTGACACCAGCCGGTTCGAATTACGAAGGACCCAAAATGTCAATCAAACCGCGCAGCCTACAATCGAAACAGGTGCATCCATTGCCGTTGAGGAGGAGGGAGGAGCGACCTATCCTTTCACTGAATCCGGAACAGGAATGTATGTGCTGCCGCCCCGACCTTATAATATGGCAGGCAAATACAGGATCCGAATTAAAACCGAAAGCGGGCAAGAGTATCTTTCCGAATTTGTGACCGTAAGCCGCACACCCGCCATAGACAGCGTGACCTACAAAATGGATGAGCTGCAAAACGCCATGGTATTTTATGTCAATACCCACGACGCTGCGAACAGGACGCAGTTTTATCGCTGGAAATTTGATGAAACCTGGGAATACCATGCGACCTATTATTCAGCTCTGGAAGTAAAGGGTAGTGAGGTGGTGATCAGGAAGGAAAACATTAATAAATGCTGGGGCAACAAAAAGTCCGGTAGCATTTTACTCGGAAGTACGGTCAGGCTGAGCGATGACATTATCAAAAACCTGCCGTTGAACAGAGTACCGGTCTCCACCAACAAACTTTTCATTAAATACAGCATGCTCGTGAAGCAGTATGGTTTGTCGCGCGAGGCCTTCGAATATTGGACTGATCTTGCGAAGACCACGCAGGCTACCGGCAGCCTTTTTGACCCGCAACCGTCGCAGGTTACGGGCAACATTAAAAACACCGCGAATGTTAAAGACCTGGTTTTTGGTTATTTCAGCGCCTCCACAGAGGAAACCAAGCGAATTACCATTGAACCAAAACTGGGCCTGTTTCCCAGATGTACCGAGCCCGACACCCTGCCCATCCGTTGCGGCCGGGCCGAAGAGCCGTGTGCCTTTAACACAACTAAAATGCTGCTGACTTACTGGGGCTTCCGGGCGGATTCGGTGCTGGTAGCATCTTCTAACTGTACGGATTGCCGGGAGGGCGGGGGAACCACACAAAAGCCCTCTTACTGGTAA
- a CDS encoding FG-GAP repeat domain-containing protein, whose product MRQLIAFCIVLHFLISCTAKKQNEKVELKEPPASGLSGKELSIAHCSRCHAFVKPDLLTKASWRDVLPAMGHRMGVYSGGFRPDSLFDAGISGDVVRNAGIFPETSVLAKEDWVKIEKYYLDNAPDTIAPPLRKSKIRIGLKHFKYKEASFNNRPALTSMVKILPDNRGVVYGDAKNRRNVLTFLTPELKENYSIQLQSTPIDFYEKGNELYLTMVGRGVFPTDAADGTLQRFLKSGQTSGYKPADVPVSNLRRPVSMVYGDLNKDGFEDIVACEFGNETGQLAWYQNNGKGGYDKRTLRDKPGAITAVIKDANQDGLPDIYVLMAQGDEGVFLYENQGFGKFQEKRLLSFLPLNGSQYIQLADFNKDGFDDIVYVCGDNADKTPVLKDYHGIYIFLNDGKSNFRQAYFYQLNGAYKAMIRDYDLDGDLDIAAISFFPDYLRYPEESFVYLENKGKLKFEDYSIPEAPKGRWVVMDAGDMDADGDIDLVLGSFVYFLPQGDTTGLGKKWLTDGPSVIVLENTTR is encoded by the coding sequence ATGAGACAACTTATCGCTTTCTGCATTGTACTACACTTCCTGATCTCATGTACGGCCAAAAAGCAAAATGAAAAAGTTGAATTAAAAGAGCCGCCGGCTTCGGGGCTGTCAGGAAAGGAACTGTCGATCGCGCATTGCAGCCGCTGCCATGCTTTTGTGAAACCTGACCTGTTGACGAAAGCGAGCTGGCGGGATGTGCTTCCTGCGATGGGGCACCGGATGGGCGTATACAGCGGCGGGTTCAGGCCCGACAGTTTGTTCGACGCCGGTATCAGTGGCGATGTCGTACGTAATGCGGGGATCTTCCCGGAAACATCGGTTTTGGCGAAGGAGGATTGGGTCAAAATAGAGAAATACTACCTCGACAATGCGCCTGACACGATTGCACCTCCGCTACGGAAAAGTAAAATCAGGATTGGTTTAAAGCATTTCAAATACAAAGAAGCATCATTTAACAACCGGCCTGCATTGACTAGCATGGTCAAAATCCTGCCTGATAACCGGGGTGTCGTATACGGTGACGCGAAAAACAGGCGCAATGTCCTGACCTTTCTTACTCCTGAGCTCAAAGAAAATTACAGCATTCAGTTGCAATCAACACCCATTGATTTTTACGAAAAAGGCAATGAATTGTACCTGACAATGGTTGGTAGGGGCGTGTTCCCGACTGATGCAGCTGATGGTACCTTGCAACGATTTTTGAAAAGTGGACAAACGTCCGGATACAAACCTGCCGATGTTCCTGTTTCAAATTTGCGACGGCCTGTTTCTATGGTTTACGGGGATCTGAATAAAGATGGCTTCGAGGATATAGTAGCCTGTGAGTTTGGCAACGAAACAGGTCAACTGGCATGGTATCAAAACAATGGGAAAGGTGGTTATGACAAGAGGACGCTGCGTGACAAGCCAGGTGCCATTACGGCCGTCATTAAGGATGCAAATCAGGATGGTTTGCCGGATATATATGTGCTTATGGCGCAGGGTGATGAGGGTGTTTTTTTGTATGAAAACCAGGGGTTCGGAAAGTTTCAGGAGAAACGGTTACTGTCCTTTTTGCCGCTGAATGGATCGCAATACATTCAGCTGGCAGATTTCAATAAGGACGGTTTTGATGATATCGTGTACGTCTGTGGGGACAATGCGGACAAAACGCCGGTATTGAAGGATTATCACGGGATTTATATTTTTCTCAATGATGGTAAATCCAATTTCAGGCAGGCATATTTCTACCAACTGAATGGTGCGTATAAAGCAATGATCCGCGATTACGATCTGGATGGGGACCTGGATATAGCCGCCATTTCGTTTTTCCCTGACTACCTGCGCTACCCAGAGGAGAGCTTTGTTTATCTGGAAAATAAAGGAAAACTAAAATTTGAAGATTATTCCATTCCCGAAGCGCCGAAAGGGCGATGGGTAGTGATGGACGCCGGCGACATGGATGCAGACGGGGACATTGACCTGGTTCTGGGCTCGTTTGTCTATTTTCTACCGCAAGGTGATACCACTGGGCTAGGGAAGAAGTGGTTGACCGACGGGCCTTCGGTGATTGTTTTAGAGAATACTACGAGGTAA
- a CDS encoding helix-turn-helix domain-containing protein, with protein MIENTRILAILKAHHLSQTSLGKMFQLSHSKMSKVMAGEQTLPAEAVGKLIKEFGIHPHWLFGYEGNSDEVMYMKDLVPKSEVEKRDKVIQELKNELGEVYKQLAEERRSK; from the coding sequence ATGATTGAAAACACACGCATTCTTGCAATACTTAAAGCACACCATTTGTCCCAAACCTCACTTGGGAAAATGTTTCAATTGTCACATTCGAAAATGAGCAAAGTTATGGCTGGTGAGCAAACTCTTCCAGCCGAAGCAGTTGGTAAACTAATTAAAGAATTTGGCATTCATCCACACTGGCTTTTTGGCTACGAAGGAAATTCGGACGAGGTAATGTACATGAAAGATCTTGTCCCCAAAAGTGAGGTAGAAAAGCGCGATAAGGTCATTCAGGAATTAAAGAATGAATTAGGAGAAGTTTACAAGCAACTGGCCGAAGAGCGCCGGAGCAAATAA
- a CDS encoding metallophosphoesterase, with protein sequence MRLALSVLSLCLLLFLESIGQTPVITRGPYLQMAYSKRLNEFATRASVTIRWQTSIPTIGRVGYSAEPEYELLGNGTPIMEETTPGTDHKIVLTDLKTDQQYRYYIGTGTTQQFPTPLPIILEKSPDHFFKTPPDPGVRKKTKMWVLGDFGYASSTETASRQDSTIAAMKDFMTTNKTGSMDLWLWLGDNAYEQGKLEEYQDKIFNKTKSRYDWMFRQTPFYATPGNHDYFDGTVDSASLYRVRANKNIHYYDVVNNFMNGEGGGEPSNTEAYYSFDYSNIHFISLDTYGFEKLGDDHTKILAVNGDQSNWLKRDLAKANANPAINWVIVFTHIAPFSGGSHNSDTERDLIQIRENLVPILDAYKVDVVLAGHSHNYERSRLMRDHSTISSNFVMATHNPAVGSNAQGNGRYDGTPNSCFYYKNSAATKNEGIIYVVNGAGGRKHDDGLSRNIRNQGLVDRLMASSAFYVGGSMYIEVENKRLTAKFISAKKQVLDQFTIIKDLDGFTVPRTDDTTRTAICECTDAQPTANNFTHYVDNKGNLLLSINKHDLNIGKAGVPPFEVKLGGIWGRKDVGAFFPDNYIRADRIRSFNSNWSLMNRYWTVQPNPELTGNQQVTVRHYYKEEDLTYLRYEDGTYNRIGHYSLRFFKINSVSTNFNVDPQSGVHNTIKGASDFNKNGIWLYDVYQGSIPNQQATPTEYKWRYGFNQKEVFFYPTESYPFYSGEFVVGRLKGGGGIGAQVYNLNPRGTVVVLNAGSLWRFYAKGGPPPNVGIYNWKGGQDSDELNGNEEANYDADSRWMRGAAPLGYSTNREDGEKTLIPGCQTELDCYVYNETNSYLGAGCATCTSRWTTTYFRNSFYMSSQNRSYHQSVIINYKRDDGVLIYINGKELTPRDPNMPKNAVTYDSLAKNANVEYAWQTVVVPNDGSFFRLGQNTIAVELHQNSLTSSDIHFDMDITLSPDVMTTPTRVAAMIETQKTETIPVLYPNPSDNDKVLFSQPLMYETLRITDSKGVVKRYLPTAGTLNEMNLSGLPAGIFILSSQYKGKVTHFKIIKK encoded by the coding sequence ATGAGACTAGCTCTATCAGTGCTCTCATTATGCCTGCTGTTATTTTTGGAGTCGATTGGTCAGACACCGGTAATAACACGTGGGCCTTACCTGCAAATGGCTTACTCCAAACGTTTAAACGAATTTGCAACCCGCGCTTCTGTTACTATTCGCTGGCAAACCAGCATCCCCACAATCGGCAGGGTAGGCTACTCCGCGGAACCGGAATACGAATTGCTGGGAAACGGCACGCCTATCATGGAAGAGACAACTCCTGGGACGGATCATAAGATTGTCTTAACAGATCTTAAAACCGATCAGCAGTACCGCTATTACATCGGAACCGGAACCACTCAGCAATTCCCGACACCATTGCCTATCATCCTCGAAAAATCACCCGACCATTTTTTCAAAACTCCCCCGGACCCCGGTGTCAGGAAAAAGACAAAAATGTGGGTGCTTGGTGACTTTGGATATGCCTCGTCTACCGAGACCGCGAGCAGGCAGGACAGCACCATTGCCGCCATGAAGGATTTTATGACTACCAACAAAACGGGGTCAATGGACCTTTGGCTTTGGCTGGGTGACAATGCGTACGAGCAGGGCAAATTAGAAGAGTATCAGGATAAAATTTTTAATAAGACCAAAAGCCGCTACGACTGGATGTTCCGTCAGACACCGTTTTACGCTACTCCCGGAAATCATGACTACTTCGACGGTACCGTTGATAGTGCCTCTCTATACCGCGTCAGGGCAAATAAAAACATTCATTATTATGATGTGGTCAATAACTTTATGAATGGTGAAGGCGGGGGAGAACCGTCCAATACAGAAGCATATTATTCATTTGATTACAGTAACATTCATTTCATCAGCCTGGATACGTATGGATTTGAAAAATTAGGTGACGACCATACCAAAATCCTGGCTGTAAATGGTGATCAATCCAATTGGCTTAAAAGAGATCTGGCCAAGGCGAATGCCAATCCTGCGATCAACTGGGTGATCGTGTTCACACACATTGCGCCTTTCAGCGGGGGATCACATAATTCAGACACTGAGAGGGATTTGATACAAATACGAGAGAACCTGGTACCGATACTGGACGCTTATAAGGTAGATGTGGTGCTGGCCGGGCATAGTCACAACTATGAACGATCCCGATTGATGCGAGACCATTCTACTATTTCCAGCAATTTTGTGATGGCTACGCACAATCCGGCTGTCGGCAGTAATGCACAGGGAAATGGTCGGTACGACGGTACGCCCAATTCCTGCTTCTATTATAAAAACAGTGCTGCTACTAAAAACGAAGGCATTATTTATGTGGTTAACGGTGCGGGCGGAAGAAAACACGACGATGGTTTAAGCAGGAATATCAGGAATCAGGGGCTTGTCGACAGGCTGATGGCATCTTCGGCCTTCTATGTGGGAGGTTCCATGTACATCGAGGTTGAGAATAAGAGACTGACGGCCAAATTTATCAGCGCAAAAAAGCAGGTACTGGACCAGTTTACTATTATCAAAGACCTGGATGGCTTCACGGTACCGCGTACGGATGACACTACACGAACTGCTATTTGTGAATGCACCGATGCACAGCCGACAGCTAATAACTTTACACATTACGTTGATAACAAAGGTAATTTGCTGCTGTCCATTAACAAGCACGATCTCAACATTGGTAAAGCAGGCGTACCACCGTTTGAAGTGAAACTGGGTGGTATCTGGGGGCGGAAAGATGTAGGCGCGTTCTTCCCGGATAATTATATCCGTGCGGACCGCATCCGGTCGTTTAATTCCAATTGGAGCCTGATGAACAGGTACTGGACGGTTCAGCCCAATCCGGAATTGACAGGGAATCAGCAGGTCACGGTGCGGCATTATTATAAAGAGGAGGACCTGACTTACCTGCGCTATGAGGACGGTACCTACAACCGGATCGGGCATTACAGCCTGCGATTCTTTAAAATAAACAGTGTGTCCACCAATTTTAATGTTGATCCGCAGAGCGGTGTTCACAATACGATCAAAGGTGCATCGGATTTCAATAAAAATGGTATCTGGCTGTACGACGTCTACCAGGGCAGCATTCCAAATCAGCAGGCCACTCCCACGGAATATAAATGGAGGTATGGTTTTAATCAGAAGGAAGTATTCTTCTATCCGACCGAATCTTATCCGTTTTACTCGGGTGAGTTCGTAGTAGGCAGGCTGAAGGGCGGAGGCGGCATTGGGGCCCAGGTATACAACCTCAATCCTCGCGGTACGGTAGTAGTGCTGAATGCAGGCAGTCTCTGGCGTTTTTACGCGAAAGGAGGGCCGCCGCCGAACGTCGGCATCTACAATTGGAAAGGAGGACAGGATAGCGACGAGCTGAATGGTAATGAGGAGGCCAACTATGACGCCGACTCAAGATGGATGAGAGGTGCTGCTCCCCTGGGATACTCGACAAACCGGGAAGACGGTGAAAAAACGCTGATCCCAGGATGCCAAACCGAGCTGGACTGTTACGTATACAATGAAACAAATTCCTATTTGGGAGCGGGATGTGCGACCTGTACGAGCCGCTGGACAACCACCTATTTCCGAAACTCTTTTTACATGTCGTCGCAAAATCGGTCCTATCACCAATCCGTGATTATTAATTATAAGAGGGACGACGGCGTTCTGATTTATATCAATGGCAAAGAGCTGACGCCCCGCGACCCAAACATGCCGAAAAATGCTGTTACTTACGATAGCCTGGCAAAAAATGCCAATGTAGAGTATGCCTGGCAAACGGTGGTAGTGCCTAATGACGGTAGTTTTTTCAGGCTGGGACAGAATACGATTGCCGTTGAACTGCACCAGAACAGCCTGACAAGCTCCGACATTCATTTCGATATGGACATTACATTGAGTCCGGACGTTATGACTACGCCTACCCGGGTAGCCGCAATGATTGAAACCCAGAAAACGGAAACAATACCGGTGCTCTATCCCAACCCGTCA
- a CDS encoding cytochrome-c peroxidase, with translation MRRLFANLSCFPPAWAVLLFICFACGVNPEYSKPKQQTKTETIADLGALPRFVTDPVDNPTSPEKVQLGRLLFFDPVLSGNKDVACATCHQPEFNYAEFLETSIGVNGVGRGSKRFFQDPNDIPFVKRNSQSVLNTAFNGIRNDEPYHPESAAMFWDGRAKSLEEQALFPIRTFEEMRGHGYAEDKVLEGIVKRLNAIPEYRALFAAAFKSDKNPVNDGNLAKAIAAYERTLIANNSRFDQYMRGDSGALTTGEKEGLNLFLKSGCAKCHSGPMLSDFKLHTLGVADTPNRKESDTGGNKNYGFRTPTLRNLRYSGPYMHSGTLKTLDQVLLFYEDLAGGKIENPNVEMYQMDTLANQLNVKFKDIDRIVEFLNSLNDDSFDKSIPARVPSGLPVSGR, from the coding sequence ATGCGTAGATTGTTTGCAAATCTGAGTTGTTTTCCCCCTGCCTGGGCCGTCTTGCTGTTTATATGTTTTGCGTGTGGTGTCAACCCGGAATATTCCAAACCGAAGCAACAAACAAAGACCGAAACGATTGCCGACCTGGGTGCGCTGCCCAGGTTTGTTACCGATCCGGTCGATAATCCAACCAGTCCTGAAAAGGTACAGCTGGGGCGGCTGCTGTTCTTTGATCCCGTGTTATCGGGCAATAAGGATGTGGCCTGCGCTACCTGCCATCAGCCGGAATTCAATTATGCGGAGTTTCTCGAAACTTCCATTGGCGTGAATGGGGTAGGGAGAGGTTCTAAGCGATTTTTTCAGGATCCGAATGACATTCCTTTTGTTAAGAGAAATTCACAAAGTGTTTTGAACACCGCATTCAATGGAATCCGGAACGACGAGCCTTATCATCCCGAGTCAGCTGCTATGTTTTGGGACGGCCGGGCGAAGAGCCTGGAAGAGCAAGCCCTGTTCCCGATCAGGACTTTTGAAGAAATGCGTGGGCATGGCTACGCCGAGGACAAAGTATTGGAAGGGATCGTCAAGAGGCTCAATGCTATTCCCGAGTATCGCGCGCTGTTTGCGGCGGCATTTAAAAGTGATAAGAATCCGGTGAATGACGGTAATCTTGCCAAAGCCATTGCCGCATACGAAAGGACATTAATCGCCAATAATTCCCGGTTTGACCAATACATGAGAGGGGATAGCGGCGCGCTCACGACAGGAGAGAAGGAGGGGCTGAACCTGTTTCTCAAATCGGGCTGTGCCAAATGCCATTCGGGGCCGATGTTATCGGATTTTAAACTCCATACGCTGGGTGTTGCCGATACCCCAAACCGAAAGGAGAGCGACACAGGCGGCAATAAAAACTATGGATTTCGTACGCCTACATTGCGAAACCTGCGTTACTCAGGTCCGTATATGCATAGTGGTACTCTCAAAACCCTGGATCAGGTATTGCTTTTTTATGAAGACCTTGCCGGCGGAAAAATCGAAAACCCGAATGTTGAGATGTACCAAATGGATACCCTCGCCAATCAGTTGAATGTGAAATTCAAGGACATTGACCGGATCGTTGAATTTCTGAATTCATTGAATGACGATTCGTTTGACAAAAGCATTCCAGCCAGGGTGCCGAGTGGGTTGCCCGTTTCAGGGCGTTAA
- a CDS encoding GAF domain-containing protein codes for MKVKIQDVSGFQSLGLTIDVAISFMPFMRFVEQRAAEEITPKAFIYKQILAYFQEHSIPQTDIPLDDIHLYEGFLEHIYACLSPVHKSEKKLVWGLSLPLNPRIFYGTDLLYDMLEQKPEDADQYINKKAPAEFFKERLHIIYTLILERLYNFKVPARIRQYYAWTNPETGLRRYFEANVNTDFVDITPKDELPVLDFAELYARFAKENGQLLLENVLPLSLFRFRGFAVLSVSDVTSKMAVENIRKVRLNRVPGQENERYKNIIESLKTLVQNNRIEFDLFPFLRVNNKAVYGHETTGTGIMSKVWGENQVTSEVFTRQAESYFARPISFFSADIAGEKEMRITFLEPFRNLGVQSLALLPVFSDETVVGVLCMHTWQGEVFDEKTLSRLEPAFDPIAQLLQIYIDEFNLELENIIKERFTSLQPSVQWKFNEAAWLVLHQKKKHHHVETQTICFNDVYPLYGAIDIRNSTTERNLATRKDLQFHLEVLDNTLNTLLAWDDSSLMLELCYNCRKWQQTLGSDHWSNVGENNLNNFLNHETKDYLLHLSQYQPETQDVINRYLEVVQSETGEVFANRKALEHSMHLINDAVNTYFESEKEKLQQPYPCYFEKFRTDGVEYDIYIGQSISPDKHFNHFHLKNLRLWQLSSMIAVAKMTHSLQSEMSKVLQTTQLIFIHNSPIDISFRPDERKFDVEGAYNIRYQMIKKRIDKAHIRGTGERLTQPDKIALIFLEKKDVEDYLPFIQYLQETNAISQEVEELALEDLQGLSGLQALRFGLVY; via the coding sequence ATGAAAGTAAAAATTCAGGACGTTTCCGGCTTTCAGTCCCTGGGGCTGACGATTGATGTTGCGATCTCATTTATGCCTTTTATGCGGTTTGTTGAGCAGCGTGCCGCAGAAGAAATTACACCAAAGGCGTTTATTTATAAACAGATACTGGCGTACTTTCAGGAGCATAGCATTCCTCAAACCGACATTCCGCTAGACGACATTCACCTGTACGAGGGCTTTCTTGAACACATTTACGCATGCCTGTCGCCCGTGCACAAATCTGAGAAAAAACTGGTGTGGGGGCTTAGTCTTCCGCTCAATCCCAGAATTTTTTACGGGACAGATCTTTTGTACGATATGCTGGAACAAAAGCCTGAGGACGCTGATCAATACATTAATAAAAAGGCTCCGGCAGAATTTTTTAAAGAAAGGCTACATATTATCTATACACTCATTTTGGAGCGCCTTTACAACTTTAAAGTTCCTGCCAGAATCCGGCAATATTACGCATGGACCAACCCGGAAACCGGCCTAAGGCGTTATTTTGAGGCAAATGTCAATACAGATTTCGTAGATATCACACCAAAGGACGAGCTACCTGTTCTCGATTTCGCTGAACTTTACGCTCGGTTTGCAAAGGAAAACGGACAACTATTGCTCGAAAATGTGCTTCCGCTCAGCTTGTTCAGGTTTCGGGGTTTTGCGGTATTGAGTGTTTCTGATGTTACCAGTAAAATGGCCGTTGAAAATATCAGGAAAGTAAGGCTCAACCGGGTTCCCGGCCAGGAAAACGAACGGTATAAAAACATCATCGAATCGCTGAAAACGCTCGTTCAGAACAACCGGATCGAGTTTGATCTTTTTCCTTTTTTGAGAGTCAATAACAAGGCGGTTTACGGCCACGAGACCACCGGAACCGGCATAATGTCAAAAGTATGGGGTGAAAATCAGGTTACCAGCGAGGTATTTACCCGGCAGGCAGAAAGCTATTTTGCACGCCCAATTTCTTTTTTCTCGGCTGACATTGCCGGCGAAAAAGAAATGCGGATTACGTTTTTGGAGCCATTCCGAAACCTGGGGGTACAATCATTGGCGCTTTTGCCCGTTTTTTCCGATGAAACTGTGGTGGGTGTTTTGTGCATGCATACCTGGCAGGGTGAAGTTTTCGACGAAAAAACCCTGTCGCGGCTGGAACCGGCCTTTGATCCGATCGCCCAGCTCCTTCAAATCTACATTGATGAATTTAATCTGGAATTAGAGAACATTATCAAAGAAAGGTTTACCTCTTTGCAGCCCTCCGTTCAATGGAAATTCAATGAAGCTGCGTGGCTCGTTTTGCACCAGAAAAAGAAACATCACCATGTCGAAACGCAAACCATCTGTTTCAATGATGTTTACCCGCTTTATGGTGCCATAGACATCCGGAATTCCACTACGGAGCGAAACCTTGCGACCCGTAAAGACCTTCAATTTCACCTGGAAGTGCTGGATAATACATTGAACACCCTTCTTGCCTGGGACGATTCTTCGCTGATGCTGGAACTCTGTTATAACTGCCGAAAATGGCAGCAGACGCTCGGCTCCGACCATTGGAGCAATGTCGGGGAAAACAACCTGAACAACTTCCTCAACCATGAGACCAAGGATTACCTTCTTCATTTGTCTCAATATCAACCCGAAACACAGGACGTAATCAATAGGTATCTTGAAGTTGTACAATCAGAAACCGGAGAAGTTTTCGCCAATCGCAAAGCACTCGAACATTCGATGCATCTGATCAACGATGCAGTTAATACCTATTTTGAATCCGAAAAAGAAAAGCTGCAGCAACCCTATCCCTGCTATTTCGAAAAGTTTCGAACTGATGGAGTCGAGTATGACATATATATAGGTCAATCCATCAGCCCGGATAAACATTTTAATCATTTTCACCTCAAAAACCTGCGTCTCTGGCAGCTCTCGTCGATGATAGCGGTAGCAAAAATGACGCATTCGCTCCAATCAGAAATGTCGAAAGTGTTGCAGACCACCCAGCTCATTTTCATTCATAACAGCCCAATCGACATTAGTTTCAGGCCCGATGAAAGAAAATTTGACGTGGAGGGAGCGTACAATATCCGGTATCAAATGATCAAAAAGCGAATAGACAAAGCCCACATTCGCGGTACCGGAGAACGACTGACGCAACCAGACAAAATTGCCCTGATCTTCCTCGAAAAAAAGGATGTAGAGGATTACCTACCTTTTATCCAATACCTACAGGAAACAAATGCCATCTCACAAGAAGTGGAAGAACTGGCCCTGGAAGATTTGCAGGGGCTAAGTGGGTTGCAGGCGTTGCGGTTTGGGTTGGTTTATTAG